One window from the genome of Gopherus evgoodei ecotype Sinaloan lineage chromosome 2, rGopEvg1_v1.p, whole genome shotgun sequence encodes:
- the ZNF706 gene encoding zinc finger protein 706, which produces MARGQQKIQSQQKNAKKQAGQKKKQGHDQKAAAKAALIYTCTVCRTQMPDPKTFKQHFESKHPKTPLPPELADVQA; this is translated from the exons ATGGCTCGTGGACAGCAGAAGATTCAGTCGCAGCAGAAAAATGCCAAAAAACAAGCTggacagaaaaagaaacaaggaCATGATCAGAAGGCTGCAGCCAAGGCTGCCTTAATATATACCTGCACTGTTTGTAGG acacAAATGCCGGACCCCAAGACCTTCAAACAGCACTTTGAGAGCAAGCATCCTAAGACTCCACTTCCTCCAGAATTGGCTGATGTTCAGGCATAA